In Phoenix dactylifera cultivar Barhee BC4 chromosome 11, palm_55x_up_171113_PBpolish2nd_filt_p, whole genome shotgun sequence, the following are encoded in one genomic region:
- the LOC120112395 gene encoding receptor-like protein kinase HSL1 — translation MPMPLLPSTKARELSPYWCSQPKPPKLMAAEAISSSLLLLIIFSFASLAASQTTTEDGERQILLRIREDWGKPSLLSAWNDSNSTNHCNWTGIGCSAHGSVTNITLFNRNISQPIPATICKLRSLSFLDLRYNYITTSFPTSLYNCSNLLHLDLSWNHFVGVIPSDIYRLSPRLTDLILSGNNFTGDIPPSIGRLQAIKNLSLDDNHFNVSFPAELGNLSNLQTLWLAYNPFAPATIPSTFRNLTQLSSLWMASTNLKGEIPEFIWSLKKLQDLVLSANDLTGEINIDGPIGALGLEVIDVSMNQLSGSIPEEFGKLQNLSLLYMYGNRLSGEIPASIGLLPALAFLSFSHNSLTGVLPPNLGKYSPLRFLWVQDNMISGSLPEYICASGSLTLIDVSKNNLTGNVPASLDNCFTLTYIYIQSNRFSGDFPGKIWSAVNLTEVIMNDNALSGTLPAKLPSKLTWLEIQNNQFSGNIPSTAESLQGLLASNNLLSGDIRAVSTGVSKLLMLRLGGNLISGHIPPGISELKFLSVLNLSSNHLVGEIPAAIGSLWKLTSLDLSINQLSDSIPPEIGGLHLNTFNLSSNRLSGEIPISLQKVAYKRSFLSNPSLCASSDLFNVPVCKHGLPWKLRIILIVLASLVSLMATVFTVFKRRDRHGKSNVRDLPTWKMMSFYPLDFIESTILSGLTEDNLIGSGGGGKVYRIVLEDHVAQIVAVKKIWNTRKLDSLLEKEFQAEVQILGSIRHANIVKLLCCLWSIDTKLLVYEYMENGSLELWLHKKWRVGEQTKEMNSDHMPLDWSTRLRIAVDVARGLCYMHHGCSPPIVHRDVKSSNILLDSEFRAKIADFGLARMLVKPGEPNTVSAVAGTFGYMAPECAYSRKVNEIMDVYSFGVILLELTTGRKARDGGEYDNLAGWAWRCLQEDNNKVIDAIDQDIKEPINIKEIALVFKLGVMCTSPLPSSRPTMKDVLQILLRCQQASANVTMV, via the exons ATGCCCATGCCGCTATTGCCGTCCACAAAAGCTCGCGAACTCAGCCCCTATTGGTGTTCTCAGCCCAAGCCCCCAAAGTTAATGGCGGCAGAAGccatctcttcttctctccttttgCTTATCATCTTCTCCTTCGCTTCGCTAGCCGCATCCCAAACGACAACAGAGGATGGAGAGAGGCAAATTCTCCTCCGAATCAGGGAGGATTGGGGAAAGCCCTCGCTTCTCAGCGCTTGGAACGACTCCAACTCCACCAACCACTGCAACTGGACCGGAATCGGATGCTCCGCCCATGGCTCTGTCACCAATATCACACTCTTCAACCGAAACATCAGCCAACCGATCCCCGCCACCATCTGCAAGCTGAGAAGTCTCTCCTTTCTCGACCTCCGTTACAACTACATCACCACCTCCTTTCCGACGTCCCTCTACAACTGCTCTAACCTCTTGCACCTCGACCTATCCTGGAACCACTTCGTCGGTGTGATCCCCTCCGATATCTACCGTCTCTCTCCCCGACTCACTGACCTCATCCTCTCAGGCAATAACTTCACCGGAGACATTCCCCCCTCCATCGGCCGGCTCCAGGCCATCAAGAATCTTTCTCTCGATGACAACCACTTCAATGTGTCCTTCCCAGCTGAGCTCGGCAACCTCTCAAACCTCCAAACCCTCTGGCTTGCATATAATCCCTTCGCTCCGGCAACGATCCCCTCAACTTTCCGCAATTTGACACAGCTGAGCTCCCTGTGGATGGCCTCCACCAATTTGAAGGGCGAGATCCCTGAATTCATCTGGAGTCTAAAGAAGCTGCAGGACCTTGTTTTATCTGCAAACGATCTAACTGGAGAGATCAACATCGACGGACCAATTGGCGCCTTGGGGCTAGAAGTGATCGACGTCTCGATGAATCAATTAAGTGGATCCATCCCGGAGGAATTCGGCAAGCTTCAGAACCTCTCGTTGCTTTATATGTACGGCAACCGGCTTTCCGGCGAGATTCCAGCGAGCATCGGCCTGCTCCCGGCGCTGGCCTTTCTCTCGTTCTCCCACAACAGCCTGACCGGGGTTCTACCACCAAATTTGGGGAAATATTCCCCGCTGCGGTTCCTTTGGGTCCAGGATAACATGATCTCCGGCTCGCTGCCAGAGTATATCTGCGCCAGTGGATCTCTGACCTTGATCGACGTTTCTAAGAACAACCTCACCGGCAACGTGCCGGCGTCTCTGGATAACTGCTTCACCCTGACCTACATCTATATCCAAAGCAATAGATTCTCGGGCGACTTCCCCGGCAAGATCTGGTCGGCGGTGAACCTCACGGAGGTGATCATGAACGATAACGCTCTCTCCGGCACCTTACCGGCCAAATTGCCATCAAAACTTACATGGCTGGAGATCCAAAACAACCAATTCTCCGGCAACATTCCGTCAACCGCCGAAAGTCTGCAGGGCCTTTTAGCGAGCAACAACTTATTATCTGGCGATATTCGAGCTGTATCGACCGGAGTCTCCAAACTTTTAATGCTACGTCTCGGAGGGAACCTGATCTCTGGCCATATCCCACCGGGGATATCAGAGCTGAAATTTTTGAGTGTTCTCAATCTCAGCAGCAACCATCTTGTCGGCGAGATCCCTGCAGCAATTGGGTCCTTATGGAAACTCACCTCCCTCGATCTATCGATTAACCAACTGTCCGACTCAATTCCGCCAGAGATCGGAGGCCTCCACCTCAACACGTTCAACCTCTCATCCAACCGGCTCTCCGGCGAGATCCCGATCTCACTACAAAAGGTAGCCTACAAGCGAAGCTTCCTCTCGAACCCCAGCCTCTGCGCTTCCAGTGATCTCTTTAACGTCCCCGTCTGCAAACATGGTTTGCCATGGAAGCTACGTATAATCCTCATCGTTCTCGCTTCACTCGTCTCCTTGATGGCAACCGTCTTCACCGTCTTCAAACGAAGAGACCGTCATGGAAAAAGCAATGTCAGAGATTTACCCACGTGGAAGATGATGTCTTTCTATCCGTTGGATTTTATAGAGTCCACCATCCTGAGTGGGCTCACGGAAGACAACCTTATCGGGAGTGGCGGGGGCGGGAAAGTATATCGGATTGTGCTGGAGGACCACGTTGCACAGATCGTGGCCGTTAAAAAGATCTGGAACACCAGGAAGCTTGATTCCCTGCTGGAGAAGGAGTTCCAAGCTGAGGTCCAAATTCTAGGCTCCATCAGGCATGCGAATATTGTTAAACTACTCTGCTGCCTCTGGAGCATCGACACGAAGCTGCTAGTATACGAGTACATGGAGAACGGGAGCCTGGAGCTGTGGCTTCACAAGAAGTGGAGGGTGGGGGAGCAAACCAAAGAGATGAACTCTGATCACATGCCTTTAGATTGGTCGACCAGGTTGCGGATTGCTGTTGATGTGGCACGAGGGTTATGCTACATGCACCATGGTTGCTCCCCACCGATCGTGCACCGAGATGTGAAGTCCAGTAACATATTATTAGACTCGGAATTTAGAGCCAAGATCGCCGATTTTGGTCTGGCTCGAATGCTCGTCAAGCCTGGAGAGCCCAATACGGTGTCGGCTGTGGCGGGGACATTCGGCTACATGGCTCCAG AATGCGCATACTCGAGAAAAGTAAATGAGATAATGGATGTGTACAGCTTTGGAGTGATTCTTTTGGAACTAACCACCGGAAGGAAAGCAAGGGATGGTGGAGAGTATGATAATCTAGCAGGATGGGCTTGGCGCTGCTTACAGGAGGATAATAACAAGGTGATTGATGCTATAGATCAGGATATCAAGGAACCGATAAATATAAAGGAGATTGCACTTGTCTttaaattaggagtcatgtgcACTAGCCCATTACCTTCTTCAAGACCTACAATGAAGGATGTACTACAAATCTTATTACGATGTCAACAAGCTTCTGCAAATGTTACCATGGTGTGA